In one window of Meiothermus sp. CFH 77666 DNA:
- a CDS encoding nucleoside phosphorylase translates to MPTLYHIGFGPEDLGDTPPTLAILSGDPSRATLIARTRLSQVKTLSENRGLHSYLGFLPNGRPILSATSGMGAPSLSIVVNELVQVGIRTIIRVGTSGSIQDDVPPGSVVISKAALCRQGAANDIAPPEYPASADPFLTVALVEAARRLGIDHAVGITASVDTFYEGQERTGSANPHLLRTLQGITEEYRNLRVLNYEMEAGTLFKMGNVYGFAAACICGIIAQRTRAEQPILEAKDQAVQRAIDVAMLAAEQFA, encoded by the coding sequence ATGCCAACGCTTTACCACATCGGCTTTGGACCCGAGGATCTGGGCGACACCCCTCCTACCCTGGCCATTTTGAGCGGAGACCCCAGCCGGGCTACCCTGATTGCTCGAACCAGGCTGAGCCAGGTCAAGACGCTTTCAGAAAACCGGGGGCTCCACAGTTACCTGGGATTTTTGCCCAACGGACGCCCCATCCTCTCGGCTACCAGCGGCATGGGCGCCCCCAGTCTGAGCATCGTGGTAAACGAGCTTGTGCAGGTCGGTATCCGTACCATCATTCGCGTAGGTACCAGCGGCTCCATTCAAGACGATGTGCCCCCGGGCAGCGTGGTCATCTCCAAGGCCGCTCTGTGTCGCCAGGGGGCCGCGAACGATATTGCACCACCCGAGTATCCTGCCAGCGCCGACCCTTTTCTCACCGTAGCACTGGTAGAGGCCGCCAGACGGCTGGGCATTGACCATGCTGTGGGTATCACCGCCTCGGTGGATACCTTTTACGAAGGACAGGAGCGCACCGGTTCGGCCAACCCGCATCTGCTGCGGACGCTACAGGGCATCACCGAAGAGTATCGCAACCTGAGGGTACTCAACTACGAGATGGAGGCCGGAACCCTGTTCAAGATGGGGAATGTATACGGGTTCGCTGCAGCTTGCATCTGCGGCATCATTGCCCAGCGCACCCGGGCCGAACAACCCATCCTGGAAGCCAAGGATCAGGCCGTACAAAGAGCCATTGATGTGGCCATGCTGGCAGCAGAACAGTTCGCCTGA